One Leptodactylus fuscus isolate aLepFus1 chromosome 11, aLepFus1.hap2, whole genome shotgun sequence genomic window, tgcagatattttaggcccattgcacatttcaacaagatttgagttaccaaagcaattgaaaccccccataaatgaccccattttataaactagaccccttaaagtATTCATtgagggtatagtgagtactttggccccataagttttgagaaaatttgcatcaaacaaaaaaaaattacattttttacacaaaagtgtcattttataggcacctttttttttttttgcacataacacatgaaaatgaagaaaaacacccaaaaatagatgaccccatttctcccatgttcaaaaatgtacactttgtggccttaatcctatgtacagatgcacggtagggcccaaaaagaagggagcaccatatggatttcaagacacaaatttttcttctaaatgtttcaggcccattgcacattcaaacaagatttgagttaccaaaacaattgaaaccccccccataaatgaccccattttataaactagaccccttgaggtattcattgaggggtatagtcagtattttgaccctatagccgtttcacagattttactaaccttgggatgtgtaggttaaaaattgctaaaatgtccctttatccccaaagttttcatcttcacaaggggttaaaggagaaaaagccccccacagtttgttacacaatttctcctgaacacggcaataccccatatgtggccataatctgctgtatgagaACAtggggggctcagaatgggaagagcgctatttgggttttggagggcagatattgctggaatagttttctggtgccatatcacatttgctgagcccctaaagtatcaggacaatggaaacccctcaaaagtttttaaaaaactaCACCCaccaaagaatgtatcaaggggtattatcacttTGAGtctaaaaattcttcccaaaaattaatgtacaaaatgaaaattacattttttaaagaaatctgccatttcggtgcccaatacgttgcacccactttgtgttgtcagagacccgcACTCCTaatactattaaggggccatcccaaggggccaaaaattatatatgtgggtgtaaactgctgcttgggcacacagcagggctcagaagggaaggagcactgcgctttttagcttttggggtacagagttagagggactttctgggcaccatgatgtttttgcagagccctggaggtgacagtaaactggaatttcccaagaagtgaccccattttgtaggggcaattttaaggtctccgcaaatgtgacatggtgtccaaaaaggaagaatctaaatctgcgctccaaaagcacatattgctccttcacatctgcgccgtgctgtgtacccaaatggcggtgtatgcccacatgtatgacactggtgtaccccggataacggacttaatgccatttgtggctagaaatggctgtttggtacagccggggacagaagggaaggagcgctatattggtttttggacttCATGCCACTTTTGTAAAGCCACTGAatagccaataaagtggaatccgcagacatgtcaccccattttggacactacaacccactgatgggatttatcaagtggcgtagcgagcattttaacccttgagtgttgcatttatttagtttccagaaatgaaattgtagCTAAcacaatgagaagttaaaaatgacctttttccagagatttgccattttagtgcccgatatgttgtgcctgacttatgtcagcagagatacacactccaaaaactggtaagtgggtatcccgggcacaacagcttttagagcgttcatctctgatacaaggcgggcacaacagattacgcactgaaatgacaaattcctggaaaaatggtcattttcacctctcacaatcagcttcgtattcatttatggataataagttatagcaacacttgggggataaaaatgctctctgtacccctggatgaatccttcaggggtgtagtttccaaaaggtcacatatcaggggattccactttactggcgtttcagctctgcaaaagtgtcatggcatccaaaaaccaaaccgtctgtgctccaataacccttcttcccttctgtgtccggctgtgccctaatatcagtctatacccacatatcacattacgtccgttatcccgggtacaccagtgtcatacatgtggcataaactgcagtttgggcacacagcagggcgcagaagggaaggagcgcgatgcggcttttggagtacagtgtcagatgtttggtatctggacgccatgtcatgtttgtagagcctgtaaaggtaccagaaaagtggattccccaaaggagtgaccccattttgaaaactgcacccctcaaagaatttatcagggggtgtagtgagtattcgtatcccagacgtgactgcacagtggatggcgaagaaggaatatataagcggtgcggaggacattgggagcaccaaattccctactatgccccagtagctcctatgattgggggagtcactttgggggtcacttctggtgtctgttccctcacaagctgtaaatctggggtgtcccctgatattcgctcgcacagcttatacattcccctcCTGCTGCagcccagttgtgttctaatgatttggcgattttttgcgggtttttgccttcacattgctagatgttatattttctttatttttctggtgacgtggccatataaggacttgttgtttgcgggatgagatgtattttgtaatgacaccatttttgggtgcctacatcttattgaatacattttattaacccttttgctggatttaaaaaagaaaaaaattctggcattgagttttaccttttaaattttgcgccatgcagcgtacagtataagtaacatgtgacctttattctgtgggtcggtacgattacggcgtgcagcgtacagtataagtaacatgtgacctttattctacgggtcggtacgattacggcgtgcagcgtacagtataagtaacatgtgacctttattctgtgggtcggtacgattacggcgtgcagcgtacagtataagtaacatgtgacctttattctacgggtcggtacgattacggcgtgcagcgtacagtataagtaacctgacctttattctgtgggtcggtacggttacggcgatacctcatttatattattattttatgctatactaattctgtagaataaaaacatttggggacataaatcggtgttttttgcatcgccatcttctgaaaggcgtaacatttttattttttggttgacagtgttggttgggggcttatttttttcgGGACAACCtgatctttttattggtactgttgtggggtgcatatgacgttttgatcactttgtatagcatattttgtaaggtaagatgcgaaaaatcactactttgtcaggttttttccttttttcccgACGTGCACCGTGTACAGTAAATATTatttgttttattgtacagattgttacgaacacgacgataccaaatatgcattgtttttattaatttttagttttttttttctataattcattttctataaaaaaaaaagggaatttttgggactttataactttattgatttttattataaactttatctatttttcacttttctttaggacacttgaattagtgatgctttgataaaagcttCACTAATTCTGTATTAGACGTTGCAGGACACAGcattcagtgtcttgcagcgtgtagaggaagtcagtcgcaggggctgcctgcggcaGACTTTCTCATaacccgggcaggatcaaccaggtatcggCGGTctgtagcagcctggggtcactggccagaccccagactgcatgttcgAGACACTGGAACCCCCCGATCTCGTCGCAGGGGGTGCTGATAccgccggcaccatcacggaaccgcttcagttccgtgatcatgtttgatcacggaactgaaggggttaaaaaacccctGATCATAGTCCCCTCCGatgggggtaatggagcagggtcttagccgtcagatacagctaagatctactccaattacatcggcactgacagggaatccctccctgactgcccgacgtaattttactatagggcagtcaggaaggacctgtcagtgccgacgtaattttactatgggccggtcgttaaggggttaaaccataCTATGCTCTAATTAATTATGAAGGAATTGAGGTCAGCGAATGCAACCCCCAATTCCCAAGAGTTCCCAACATTGGGACTTCAGTGCCTCGATATTGCCTGACTGTTCTTTTCaatgtgaatttttttcttccattttttttctcacttattTTATTTTCCTTGTTAGTTTTCTAAGCCGAGCAGTCACAGCTGGAACAGCAACACTGAAATACAATCCAACAGCATTTGGCAGAGAAGTTATACCCACAATGTAAAAACTGAAGAGAAACCAAAAGTGGGGGAAAAGTCTAAGCCCAGGGGCTTGATATTGCCCAGTAACAAGACCCAAGTGAAAAGATCTCATGAAGGTAAAGTTGTGCGGAAACAGGAACAGACAAAGTTTGGTCATTTTCCTACTTTTACTTGAATTGGCATTCTATATCATTGTTGTATTTTGTTACCTACGGGATACGCTGACAAGATTGCAGGTGTTGTCAGAATAATAATTGATATCACACTAACTTCTTTCTCTACGGCTCTTTATAAATCATAGATTTTGTAATATTGTATAAAGTAAGAAATGTATATAGACTATCAGTGttatttgtttgtgtttttttatatgaGACCCAGTTTCCTCTTTTTCTCCTTTCTCATAGCGGTAGGTATATGATGTTTATTCTGATGATGGGTCCTTGCTATCCTTGGTCCTGCAGGGCCACCTTCTGATAGGCCTTTGTTCAAAAATAACTTTTAGCTTTCCAGTTATTTGAaagtagcaactagagatgagcgagtagtattcggtcgaatacctcgctgccataggaatgtgtgtaatctgctgaacattaaggggttaagcgcatccaaTATTCgctgcacttaaccccttagtgatcagctgcttacatgcattcctatggcaggtaggtatttgatcgaatactactcgctcaacactagtagcAACCCCTGAATTATTattgaaaaatggtcattttagaGAAAACCTGCATCCTCTGCCATATAGACACAGCAATTTATCAAGCAACATAGGTACACTGCAACATTGTCTCATATATGTAAGCGTATCCATGTGGAACTGTACACAATGTATATACCTGCGGTTATTCCAACCTTTAGTACCACTGAGGATGTGGTGGTGTTGCCAGTAAAGGCCTGCAAAGTGCACAATTACCGTACTAAGGCAATTGAAATAGATGAAGCCGTAGGAGACACCTAAGACCAAGGATGTGATCATTTCAGTCAGCAGTGTGCACATAAGTAAAAGTCCTGAATCGTCTATGTAGAAACTGTACGTATATAATCTGTCTGGCTACTTACTACACATTCAGTGTCCCTCACTATGAGACCCTGGGCCTACTACCCAGTATCTCCACAAACACAGAGGCTCTAACTCCCATAGGCTGTAACTCAGCCTGTCTACCCTAGACAGGGAGCAATATGGGAAGGTTTGACACTTCCACCTGGCTACTAATTAACCTCATTAACAGCCCATTTGTCCACAAAACAGATGAAGCACCCAACTTTCCAGAGACTTCAGTTTCACCTAACTTTCCCAGGGTGAACCACACTACTCCAGCAGTCATACTGCcacaatatacatacacacactgtattctatatagaatatacatatattatatatactgtttattcATACACATATATTAGAGAAAGGCTCAGTGTGCATGGCTGAAGCACTGCAGAGTATGAGTCAATGAACTACCTCAATTTTCACTATACCTAAAGGGTGCTGCCTATTTTTCCTTTGATATTTTTGAGACCTAGTCTATTCCCTGGGCTTGCACCTGCAGTTACTGGTGCAGTCTCTAGTTGGACTCTATAGATTGATAGGTATACTTATTAATGTGTCCATGTGTCTTCTAGGTGGGGCGTCAGAATCCGATCTCCTCAGTCAGTATTCATTCTCTCAGAAAAAGAAACCTAAACTACAAAGTGAAGATCATTTAACAAAGCTGAAGGTTCCCAGTCTGAGCCCCTCGCAGCCACCTGAGGATCCTGCAGTGGAGCCCAAATCTCAGCCCAAAGCCAGGAATAAATTTGCCATACTTTCACAAAGGAAAAATGAAGAGCCCGGGTCAATCTCTGTTCCTGGGACCAGAAGCCGGTACGTGGAGTCAGATGTATCAGAATTGTATCAGTTGATTTAGTCACATAGCAGAGTAGCcgttcagtctcattcaagtgaatggggctgagctgcaacaccaagcaGAGCCCCTGAAATCcatgctgtgtttggtattgaagAATCTGATCCTGGCGGTCCTGTGGGGGTGGTAGATCCCCATGATCACATCTTCATGATCTCAGAAGGATAAATCTTTTTAATGCTAACTAACCGAAGAGCAAAGACAACATCGTGTAACTGTATTGCTTTATTGTCAGTGCACCATATATGCATTTACTTGTATTTCTCATTAAGTAACAAATCGGTTCATAATTTATTAGAACTTTGTGTTGTTctgctcctctgttattcctcctgaaaatgtACTTAGAAATTAATTATTCCGAATTCCTTTTTCAATTGGTTGTGTCTGTGCACGGTCTGCTTGTTCAATCATTCAtgataataaactttgtaaagACACACTGATTGATAAGGGGAATGGTAAAACCTGATTGTCAATGTATACGTACATTTACAGGAGGGAGAACAGAGGGACAGCTCAAGTTTTAGGGTAGTATTTTCTAAGGAAACCCGACCGTGACTGTTTCAATAACGTAGATAAGTGTTCTGTAAGACCAAGGAATATTCCTTCAGCTTCCAAGTATTCAGGTTAGTAATACGCCCTTATCAGACCAGTCGATCCATCCAATATTATGTATGATAAAACCTGTTTATATACCTTCTATGTAACCATTTTTATTATACCGCTTAGGTTTTTTTGCAAGCCTTCTGACCTACTGACCTCACCTGTGGACGACGTGAAAAAGCAAGAAGGGGATAATATTAAGGATATCCCCATCGGTTATTGGACGCCTAGAAAATCCTCTCCAAACATGGGAATAGTAGAAAATGACAATAAACAACATAAAGAGGAGACTCCATCTCCTGTGTCTAAAATCAGTGACATCAAACCTTTCTCTGCCTCCCCCACCCAAAAACCAAGAAACTGCTTTAGCTGGTCAGGAAGTTTGTCCAAAGGCAGCAGCAAAACCCCGCAGGATCTGTCCCCTTCTCTGCTGTCCCTCAAACGCTTTCAGAGGACTAAAAGTGGGCTGGAATCTAATCTGGAAATCGTCAGGGCCGATCCATCAGATAAAGGTCCGGGTGGTGGTGACCAGGCCAGTCCAGTCTTAACTTCCtctgaaaataaatataaattatcCTTGGTGGAAATGGAAGACTCCAGCTCAGAAGTAAGGACAGATTCTTCATCTCTGTCTCACTCTAGATCTTCTTTGCCAAATCTAATGTCTAATGGAATATTAATGAATGCTCATCAATATAGGAGAAGTGTGTgggggttttggttttttttttttccaatattttattttcaattcACCTTTAGTTTTCGCtgtatttttgttgatttttatCTGCAGCTGTGTGTAGGGTAATACACAGAACCAGACGCCCCTGCACCTACCAGCAAATGAAAGGAAACCCTATCACGCAGTTAATGTCTCAGATTTCCCTGGTAACACTTCAATTGCGGAGAGCCATGAAGTAATCTCTATACAGTAATGTGCATatattttaggcaggtgtgtgGGTGCTGCAAAGTcataatgctttcagaaatagaagggttaatagtttattttttagttgaatgaagaaaagagaaatgtaaatctgatcaatatttggtgtgacctttgccctttggaggaggagtcctgggagtgatgatatggcccccacagatatcgccctgatctcatcatcatctagTCTGGGATATcatggagagacagaaggattgaagatctgggcttagttctcatagatggcggcgggaacaacctccctgcccagttctgccaaaaactgtctgcaagtgccgagaagaaggcaaaggcctcccaatattgatgggatttacatttctgttttcttcattttgttaattgacaaaaataaactattaaatcttctatttctgaaatcattttttactttgcagcaattTCCCCCATAcctgcctaaatcttttgcatGATACTGTGTAGAATGTAATGGCAAACCCTGGTAGTGATTTGTGGGCTCCAGGAACAGTGCAGAAATTTTGTTATATTTGGTTAATTCTCTTACCATATGGAAACTAAAGATCACTATGGCAATAAAGTATTTTTCAAGATAAGCAAAAATTTCTTACGGGGACTGAAATTGTATCTGTTTCTGTTGCACCCGCTGTTTCAAAGCCCTTCTCTGGTCCTTACACACCCGCCTGTAATAGAAGAATTATGCAGCAACCTCTTAGatgtttcattcatttctatgtttaAAGAAATTTTTGAACAACTGGGTGCGAgcctttgttttttattttactgtaacTAAACTATATGGAGTACCTTTGAATGACCAATTTTGTTTTAATACACAGGACCTCGACAAGACGGAAGAATCTACTTGTGAATTTAGTTTAAAAGTGTCTCCTGCGCATCAGACTGCTTTTCCTGAGACAAAGCACATCCCAAAAAttaaagtaatgcaatgtatacaAACAATGCTTAAGCTGTTACTTGCAAAGGTACCGGCCTCTGCTTTATCTGTGCGTGGGCCAAGTGCTGCCAATACTGGCATGAAATGATGTATCTGGTCTCATGGATGTCGGTCAGACCAAAGTGGGCCAACTttttgcttatactcgagtcagagtCCAACTCAGGGTCGTAACCACAGAGGTAACagaggtagcagcggtagcagcttccacagagcccaggacattaggggcccggcgacggcCGCCACCactgcattttttatttaataggctgttaccggctggagttactccagccggtaacgggccctatttacttactgatcctgctagggaccgggattggtaagtgatgctgcgggccccacaagcactattatactcggggatcttttcagacccccgagtataatgatcggaggcccaggagaggtaacggaacataaaaaaacagcgttacttacctctctgggctccggcaggcttcgggcctacttgcgtgatgtccctgacgccacatgactgggacctgcgtccatatgcatTGCGACACAGGCTCCTCATTCacatgacgtcattgaagatggctgacagcggtggagagtgcagcggagccggggataggtaagaaccagtgttttttttttgttttgttttgttttttttttttttatccccctgggtctccgattattattctctggggtcttttcatgggtgtccaaaatggagcataatactgtgtgcaaggccattttttattttatcctgATAGAAATGGATCCCAATATTCCCTtccccccccggcttatattcgagtcaatgaGTTTTCATAgtattttgtgataaaattagggtccttggcttatatacggtatatgagcTATTTACAAGTCAAAACTAATTtttagtgcccccacagtataatgttgttCAGTGCTTGATTTTAGGAAACTGCCACAGAAATCTAATGCCCAACCTGTAACTACAATCACAGTCAGCAAATCTCATGCAAATTTTCGCTGTGATCTCTCGTGGAATTGCCTCCACGCACTGGGACAATCGTAGTGGCTTTTTcttctacattttatttattgcttACAGCAGATAGTTCATGTTTGATATTTCACTTAAGACATTTGTTACACTGAATTTTCAGGTGTCTGGATTGCTTAAACCCAAGAGTCACGATGCGCGTGCTAGTAGCAAATTGAAGCCAATGGCACCTGCTAAAGCAAGTGGTCTGAGCAGCAGGGCAAGACCTTCACAGAACAATGAGAACAGGCCCGGACTGCAAACAACCATCAATGACCTATGGAAAAACTTCAGCTATAAGAAGTAAGATGGCATAATGTGTGATCCAAGCTCCGTTGTGTTATCTTGCACAACATAATTATTTATTTCTGGATCTTTACTCTTTCCTTCATATGTGTCCACAGACATTAAAGTTTCTCCTGCGCATCAGACCGCTTTTCCTGAGACAAAGCACATCCCAAAAAGTCCTACAGTCCTACATATGGACTCCGCTGCTCCACTTCATGGCCTTTTGGTTTGGAATCCTCTCTTGATCTTTTAAGATCCTCAGGTTTATTCTTCATATAAAGGTCTTTGTTATAAAGAATATAAAATAATCTGAGACAAATACATAAGGAATAAATATCTCTTTCCTTTTGAAACACTGAAAAAACAATATTACTGCATTTGTCACTTTACCAGTTCTACTGACTTGAATTTGTCCCATACACCCAAAACGATGTATTTTTCACATTACAATGTATTAGTCATATATTTAAAGGTGCTTTCCAGGCTTAAGTAAAGACTGGCGGGGGTCCAATACCTGTGACCCCCTCTGATCAgctctttgcagagactgtagtgTTTGGGTGGGAGCTGTGTCCTCTTCCCATCAAGTCCCACATTTGTTTATTGCATCTgggtatcgcagctcagcccatttccttaaatgggactgagctgtaaaaggtcatgtgactgatgaatgtaatgtcacatggcctgtgaagcagacgCAGCACACAGGGAGAGCTTCTAACATCTGACTTgtggggggtcccaggtgtcctgAGTATAGATCATCCAATGGTAAAGCTcagaaaaacccctttattaGCTGGATACAATCAAGTAATAACTACATGGTATGGTTTTTGTACATGAGTTTTATTTTATGAAGGTGACAGGCACTGCCGAAAGAAGTCATGACCAACTAGTCGCACTGGGGGGCAGAAAGAGCACGGCTGATTTGCAAGTAAATCAAAATGCTGTGAGTTTTGTTTTTAGGTTGCATTAGCGACAGGGGTTTGGCGCATTATCTTTTACGGTTAAAAAGACTACCTGTTTTGCACAatacatagttaaaggggttgttcagtgcCATTTTAATTGATGATCAGCTGTGTGAGTGCTGTGACTCTTCACTGTTTGCATTGCATGCCATCTGATTCACAGTGTAATTACTGCCtcgtcccattcacttctataggatgaGACTATAATCGCAATACACAGGTGCTAGGAGTCAGACAGCTTGCAGTGTATACAGAGAAGAAGTCGTGGCACTCAGCTCTTTCACCCATCTGATCAGCTGGTTTCCCAAGTGTTGAGCTTCCACTATCCTTTATTGATGACAGATCCTAAGGGTAGGTCAATAACAAAAATgaattagacaacccctttaaaatacccATAGCCCtctttttttaaaagttttgGTATGACTGCTTTGATTTCCACTTGGAGTCTGACTGCTGGGATCCCCATTTATAAGGAGAACGTGGGACTGAAAGTTCCCCTATAGGCTCCATGAGAATAAAGTGCATTGCTTCATTCTTTTCTTTGGGGTTGCTGGAGATTGCCCTCTCAGCAGTTGGATCCCTGACAGATCTGATACTGTGTTAACTTTGGTAACACAACCCCTTCTACCCTCAGCATTGTTACTTGGGCTTCTACCAGCGTTCCTTATTGCCTTAAAGTAAACCTCCACCTACGTCCAGAATTTTGCTTCATTTGTCTTCATAGTAGTTAGGGCTCTATTCTTCTTCTAACAGAGATTTTATATTCAGTACTTAGTCATAAATTTAAAGAGGTGTTCATGGCTTACCAATTGATGAGCTATCCATAGGATACGACAATAATTGAAGACTCTGACACCTGTGATCCTTgacgatcagctgcttgaagtgaTTGCATTGTTCAGGTAAACCTTGTGGCCTTTTTGTTTATGTTTCCAGTTGGAGAGTCATTCAATAGTTGGATTCTGTACCCTTTACAGCTGGGAACATTTCCTACATGcctgtatttaaagggagtcgACACTAAACAAATCACTTCTGAACCATTTCTGTTAGAGGCTTAgagaacataattttttttttgtgtcaatgTGCATTCTTTCTGTAAAAGGCATCTTTAAATCTATCTGCAATTGGTGCTGTTCACCTGCCAGAGCATCCATTTTTGCCTTTGGTCATCGCTGAACATTGCCCTTTAGCTTATCAATTGACAGGCCTCAATTAGCGACAACCCCAGGTAAAAACAAGAGGCATGTCCACTATGCCACTAGAATAACAAATGGTTTAGcagtgattttggtggtggtagattaCCTTTTAAAGGGAAATTGTCAGGGCAATTTAGGACACTACAccatccacaggtccttatggaacaAGGGTCTAATGTCCGAAAGCACCCTGCTTATCATGCAATCCATGACCACATTAAAAATCCACAAAATCTTTATTCTTGCCTATTGTCTGTACTCCTTGTATCAGAACATTTCTTCATTGAAACCAGAGGAGTACACCACGGCTTCATTGCGCCTGCCCCATACCTCCAACAATTGCACTTGGGGTGTACTTCTCTGGCTTAACTAAACTGCACAAGACCTGGGAGCACCAAAGGTAAGACTCAATGGACACATTGCTAGAAAAGtatacagattttttatttttaatgtggctGTGAATTGCTTTATCactgggtgatttgggacactaaaccccagaTCTATAAGCAAGCTTTATGAGGGTAGTGTGAAAAGTTTCcaacctccacatgtagatggcaacactcgtcaacaAAGCTGAGGAATGTGTTGGCACATGtgttggaatgtactcacaacaatttcagccattttgcacttTGGTACACCATTACACCCCAGAAACAAAAACCGCTCGatattcgattttatccattttcacaaaatcactcacATCGACTCGCTTC contains:
- the EXO1 gene encoding exonuclease 1; this translates as MGIQGLLQFLKEASEPINVKKYKGQTVAVDTYCWLHKGAFACAEKLAKREPTDQYVTYCMKFVHMLQSHGVRPILVFDGCTLPSKKDVEKTRREKRQLNLQKGKQLLREGKLSEARDCFSRAVNITSEMAHDVIKAARAEGIDCIVAPYEADSQLAYLNKNGFAQAIITEDSDLLAFGCKTVILKMDKYGNGLEIDQDRFGMCKPLGDVFTEEKFRYMCILSGCDYLPSIHGIGLAKASKLLKIANNPDITQVIKKIGQYLKANITVPDGYIEGFIRANNTFLYQLVFDPVKRKLVPLNPYRDGIDPKELSYAGPNVGDSVAYQIALGNIDVNTMERIDDYNPDVPQFSKPSSHSWNSNTEIQSNSIWQRSYTHNVKTEEKPKVGEKSKPRGLILPSNKTQVKRSHEGGASESDLLSQYSFSQKKKPKLQSEDHLTKLKVPSLSPSQPPEDPAVEPKSQPKARNKFAILSQRKNEEPGSISVPGTRSRFFCKPSDLLTSPVDDVKKQEGDNIKDIPIGYWTPRKSSPNMGIVENDNKQHKEETPSPVSKISDIKPFSASPTQKPRNCFSWSGSLSKGSSKTPQDLSPSLLSLKRFQRTKSGLESNLEIVRADPSDKGPGGGDQASPVLTSSENKYKLSLVEMEDSSSEDLDKTEESTCEFSLKVSPAHQTAFPETKHIPKIKVSGLLKPKSHDARASSKLKPMAPAKASGLSSRARPSQNNENRPGLQTTINDLWKNFSYKK